The Ranitomeya imitator isolate aRanImi1 chromosome 6, aRanImi1.pri, whole genome shotgun sequence genome window below encodes:
- the LOC138643446 gene encoding involucrin-like, with protein sequence METKSEKEHEVGEKKAKEKEIEKEELGGKEKEGEEQQLVNVEGDIALSQLQEGEEQQLVYVEGDIALSQLQEGEEQQLEGEEQQLVNVEGDIALSQLQEGEEQQLEGEEQQLVNVEGDIALSQLQEGEEQQLVNVEGDIALSQLQEGEEQQLVNVEGDIALSQLQEGEEQQLVDVEGDIALFQLQEGEEQQLVNVDGDTALPQLQEGEVQQLVDVEGDIAVSQLQEGEEQQLVNVEGDIALFQLQEGEEQQLVNVDGDIVLSQLQEGEEQQLVNVEGYIALSQLQEGEEQQLVDVEGDTALPQLQEGEVQQLVNVEGDIALSQLQEGEEQQLVDVEGDIALFQLQEGEEQQLVDVEGDTALPQLQEGEEQQLVNVEWDIALSQLQEGEEQQLVDVEGDIALFQLQEGEEQQLVNVDGDIVLSQLQEGEEQQVVDVEGDTALPQLQEGEVQQLVDVEGDIAVHQLQEGEEQQLVDVERDIALSQLQEGEEQQLVNVEGDIALPQLQEGEEQQLVDVEWDIALIQLQEGEEQQLVDVEGDTALPKLQEGEEQQLVDVEWDIALFQLQEGEEQQLVDVEGDTALPQLQEGEEQQLVDVEGTMHYPSYRKGKSSNWWMWRGTLHYPSYRKGKSSNW encoded by the exons GAAGGGGAAGAGCAGCAACTGGTGAATGTGGAGGGGGACATTGCGTTATCCCAGTTACAGGAAGGGGAAGAGCAGCAACTGGTGTATGTGGAGGGGGACATTGCGTTATCCCAGTTACAGGAAGGGGAAGAGCAGCAACTG GAAGGGGAAGAGCAGCAACTGGTGAATGTGGAGGGGGACATTGCGTTATCCCAGTTACAGGAAGGGGAAGAGCAGCAACTG GAAGGGGAAGAGCAGCAACTGGTGAATGTGGAGGGGGACATTGCGTTATCCCAGTTACAGGAAGGGGAAGAGCAGCAACTGGTGAATGTGGAGGGGGACATTGCGTTATCCCAGTTACAGGAAGGGGAAGAGCAGCAACTGGTGAATGTGGAGGGGGACATTGCGTTATCCCAGTTACAGGAAGGGGAAGAGCAGCAACTGGTGGATGTGGAGGGGGACATTGCGTTATTCCAGTTACAGGAAGGAGAAGAGCAGCAACTGGTGAATGTGGACGGGGACACTGCATTACCCCAGTTACAGGAAGGGGAAGTGCAGCAACTGGTGGATGTGGAGGGGGACATTGCAGTATCCCAGTTACAGGAAGGGGAAGAGCAGCAACTGGTGAATGTGGAGGGGGACATTGCGTTATTCCAGTTACAGGAAGGGGAAGAGCAGCAACTGGTGAATGTGGACGGGGACATTGTGTTATCCCAGTTACAGGAAGGGGAAGAGCAGCAACTGGTGAATGTGGAGGGGTACATTGCGTTATCCCAGTTACAGGAAGGAGAAGAGCAGCAACTGGTGGATGTGGAGGGGGACACTGCATTACCCCAGTTACAGGAAGGGGAAGTGCAGCAACTGGTGAATGTGGAGGGGGACATTGCGTTATCCCAGTTACAGGAAGGGGAAGAGCAGCAACTGGTGGATGTGGAGGGGGACATTGCGTTATTCCAGTTACAGGAAGGAGAAGAGCAGCAACTGGTGGATGTGGAGGGGGACACTGCATTACCCCAGTTACAGGAAGGGGAAGAGCAGCAACTGGTGAATGTGGAGTGGGACATTGCGTTATCCCAGTTACAGGAAGGGGAAGAGCAGCAACTGGTGGATGTGGAGGGGGACATTGCGTTATTCCAGTTACAGGAAGGGGAAGAGCAGCAACTGGTGAATGTGGACGGGGACATTGTGTTATCCCAGTTACAGGAAGGGGAAGAGCAGCAAGTGGTGGATGTGGAGGGGGACACTGCATTACCCCAGTTACAGGAAGGGGAAGTGCAGCAACTGGTGGATGTGGAGGGGGACATTGCAGTACACCAGTTACAGGAAGGGGAAGAGCAGCAACTGGTGGATGTGGAGCGGGATATTGCGTTATCCCAGTTACAGGAAGGGGAAGAACAGCAACTGGTGAATGTGGAGGGGGACATTGCATTACCCCAGTTACAGGAAGGGGAAGAGCAGCAACTGGTGGATGTGGAGTGGGATATTGCGTTAATCCAGTTACAGGAAGGGGAAGAGCAGCAACTGGTGGATGTGGAGGGGGACACTGCATTACCCAAGTTACAGGAAGGGGAAGAGCAGCAACTGGTGGATGTGGAGTGGGATATTGCGTTATTCCAGTTACAGGAAGGGGAAGAGCAGCAACTGGTGGATGTGGAGGGGGACACTGCATTACCCCAGTTACAGGAAGGGGAAGAACAGCAACTGGTGGATGTGGAGGGGACAATGCATTATCCCAGTTACAGGAAGGGGAAGAGCAGCAACTGGTGGATGTGGAGGGGGACATTGCATTATCCCAGTTACAGGAAGGGGAAGAGCAGCAACTGGTGA